One window of the Desulfolucanica intricata genome contains the following:
- a CDS encoding MarR family winged helix-turn-helix transcriptional regulator — protein MFDIEKSIAFLLAKNHQRAFRIFREKLFAFGITPPQFATLAFLWKNNILNQVELGKLMEVDRNTLSGIIDRLEDAGLVQRVHDPNDRRAWNLMLTQKGKEKQKDLIPIALEVNSFLVENLTLEEKELLLTLLIKIRKNKISEKAY, from the coding sequence ATGTTTGATATTGAAAAAAGTATCGCTTTTTTATTGGCTAAAAATCATCAGAGGGCCTTTAGAATTTTTAGAGAAAAATTATTTGCTTTCGGAATTACGCCTCCTCAATTTGCAACATTAGCATTTCTATGGAAAAATAATATTCTTAATCAAGTTGAGTTGGGAAAATTGATGGAGGTTGACCGGAATACACTTAGTGGGATCATTGACCGCCTTGAAGATGCAGGGTTAGTACAAAGAGTACATGATCCTAATGATAGGCGAGCGTGGAATCTTATGCTTACCCAGAAAGGAAAAGAAAAACAAAAAGATTTAATTCCAATTGCTTTGGAAGTTAACAGCTTTCTAGTTGAAAATTTAACGTTAGAAGAAAAAGAACTTCTATTAACCTTATTAATAAAAATTAGAAAGAATAAAATTTCTGAAAAAGCTTATTGA